The Muntiacus reevesi chromosome 5, mMunRee1.1, whole genome shotgun sequence genome segment AGGCCACCCTGGGGGCCTCCTGCTGGCCCACCCAACCCGCCTCCTGGGctctggggatgggggaggcCAGAGGCTGCAGGTCTGGGGTATAGGGCCCAACATGCTGGCCCAAGGGACTGGCCGGTTAGTCCTGTTACTGCTCTGCTGAGGGCCGCATGCCACCAGCACGGGCTGACGTCTCCGGACCCCTGGGGGCAGTGGCAGCCGACCCCGTGGGGCTGCGTGCCCAGCGCAGAGCATGGGGCGAGCAGGGCTACTCACTGCTTCTGGGCCTGGTCAATGCGGCTCCTGAGGTTGGTGATCTGCAAACAACACAGGGGACTCACCTGCGCGTCCGCACGGGGCCTGGCAGGCCTCGGTGCTCTCACCGTGTCCTGGCTCCTCTGGTCTGGAGGAGCTCAGACTCGTGTCTCTGACTCAATCTTGGCGGCCTGAGCTGGACACCTGGGCCATGACACACTGCAGCCCCAGAGCTGGCCACTTACCTGCCCGCCTCTGCAGGGTGTGGTGCAGGGGCATGGGCCGGAGGTGGGCTCGCAAACACAGCCCCCGCCTGGTGGCCGGAGCTCAGAGCCCCGCGGCCGTCTCGCTCCCTGGCCCGGCTGCTCCCTCCTGCCGACCGCCCAGGGGAGGTCCGGGAGGCAAGGGCCAGCCTCCGCTGCCGACAAAGGGCAGCGGGTCAGCCTCGGAAGCCCCCAGGTGGCAGGCaagggggaggaggtgggtgggggaccCAGGGACATCCTCCGGGTTCTCCGTGCCCGCTGCCGCCGACACCTGCCACGACCCAGGTTTCCGCCATGCGCGAGGCCCACCGTGCATGAACACTAGAGCCTGGATCAGGGTGGACCCCGGCTACTTACAACTTGGCCAGCATCTCCACTCTGGCCCGGACGTTCATGATCTAGAAAGACCGAGATGGTTAGGGGACTGGGTGGCGGCCGAGGCTTCGGTGCCCTCGTGCTCAGGGCCAGCCTGGTCCGAGCTCCGGGGAACCCCTGAGCACACGTGTGTCGGGGCCTGCTCTCCCGGCTCAGCACGAGTGGTCCGGCCTTCAGAGGGCTGGACCCCTGAAGCCCATCTCCAAGGCCGGCCGGGAGCATTGTCACAGAGCGTGGTGCCCCCTCACCTGGGCCGCCGGGGGAGGGTTTCCCCCAGAGGGAGGTGGAGAAATTCAAGTGCAGGAGGACCAGGCAACCCGCCcaagggccccaggctcctgaGAAGGAGGCAGGACTCCCCCGGCTGTCAGCACTGCTCGCCCACACCCTCCGTCCCAGGGGCCGGCGGGAGAGGGGCCCTGAGAGTGGACGGTCCTCCTGGGGGGACACCGGAGGCTGGAGGGAAGGGTCTGCCACGGGTCTATCATCAGGGTCCGTACCCAGCCCCATCCCAGGCCCGTGCTGACTCCAAGGGGAGTGTCCACCCAGGGCTGCCGACCTGAGCTGTGACTCCAGGGTGGGGGAGACCCCgcccaggccccctccccagctctgAGTCCCCAGGGCTGGCCTGGCCAGAACTTGGGTGTGCAGAGGAGTCTGGGTGAGGTGGAACCCCCACCCCAGAGGAACTCAATGACCCCCGGGCGGGCTCAGGACACTGGGTCTCCAGACCCCTGCTCCCGGACAAGGGCACTCTGCGCCACCGCACCCCCCGCCGGCCGTGAGCGCCGTCCCGACGTGAGGCCGGCCTGGAGGACCCCGGGCAGGGCCCCCTGCAGGGCAGGGGCCTCGGTCGAGGTCCGGGGACGCAGGGCGCCCGCCAGCGGGCCAAGCCAGGGACATGACACTCACGTCGTATTTCTGACGCTTCAGCTTCTCTCCATACTCAAACTTGTCCGTCTCTAGTTTGTACAAGGTGTCCCAGAGCTCCTTGGCCTTGTCCCTGGGGGGTGGCCGTAGGTGAGGGGCTGGTGGGTCAGCGCCGGCAGGAGGGTCCGGGCGCCCCCCCACCAGGCGGGTCCTCACCTGAGCTTGTCCTCGCTGAGGTGGTCGATGTTGAGGGGCTTCCTCCGCTCGGCCAGGACTTTCTTCTTCATCTCCCGGGCTGTCTGCTTCTTGCCCCTCTTCTGGTCTGCCTGGGGGGACACGGGAGGGGGCGCGTCGAGCCGGTCCGGGGCCGCGACGGGGCGCTCGGCCCCGGGCCCGCACTCACCTTGGCCAGGTAGCTGCTGTAGTTGGCACCCATGGAGGACAGAGCCTTCTTCTTCTTCAGGTCGTCCTCAGCCCGCCTCTTGgcatcctcctcctcccgccgcgccttctcctcctgcgggcacacccccaccccaaccaagACCTCAGCGCAGGCGTCGAGGACCTGCTTGGGCCTGGAACCTTCTGGAAGGTCCTGGTCCCTGTTGGGTCCACCCTCTCGCGGGGGTTCTGCGGGGCAGGGGGGACTCGGCTGATGGCCTGGGTTCCTAGGCCAGTGTCAAGGGGATTGTCGGAAAGGGGGAGGTCTGGGAGCCGGGGCTCCTGAAGCGGGGGGCTGGGGGCCACGCTGGGGGCCGAGCTAGGGGCTGGGGGGCCGTCTCACCGCCAGTCTGTTCTGGCGTTCGCGCTCCTTCTCCGCCCGGATCCTCTGCTGCTCGGCTCTCTCCGCTCGGCGCTTCTCCTGCGGCCAGAGGGGAGCGGGTCAGCCCGGCCTGGCCCTCCCCTGGACCCCCGGCCACATCCACCAGCCCGACCTCCGCCCAGAGCTGCAGGGCTGGACTCACGATTCTCTCCTTGAGGGCTAccagctcctcttcctccttcttccgAGCCTCGAAGTGGCTGTCGATGAGAGCCTGGAGCTCCATGAGGTCTTTGTTCTGGCGCTTCTTCTGGATGTCCTGTGGGGACAGACCCGTCACACCCGCTCTCCTCTCGAACCTCGGGCTGCCTGCTCCCTCAGCCGCGGGGTCAGAGTGGCACCCTCCTTGTGGCTGAGTCCAGGCCATGCAGAGCCCTGAGGTCAGTGAGCACCCCTGGGACGGACTCCTCTGAGCTGGCCTCATTGTTATGCACAGAGATGCCTGGGTGGGTTGGACAGAAAGGAAACTGGGGGGGTAGTCTGTTGGATAcacagatggatgggtgggtaaATGGGTGTGACAGTGAGTGGGGGCATGATAAGTGAGTAGATGggggatggatgaatgggtgggaagtgggtggatggatgggaggaTGCACAGATGGATGATGGATAGTTGGGTGGGTgactggatggatggagagatgagtggatggatgggtggggagtggatggacagatgggAGGATGCACAGATGGATGATGGATAGTTGGGTGGGTGATTGGATGGATGGGGAGAGACggggagatgggtggatggatgagtggggaGGAGGTGTTATTCCTGGATGAGTTCCCTCTGATGCAGatatgaatcacagcaagattgcATGGAGCCAGGAGGCCCCAGTTCTGGCTGTTCTAAACGACGCGCCCTTCTCAGGCTTAGCCTGGAGCCGaaggctggaggcctggggagACTGTGTGAACCCAGGTCCCGTAAACTTACATCGAAGTCGACTTTCTCCCCTTCCGGGATCTTAGGAGCAGTGAGtctgaagaagagagagaggctcATGAGTACGGGTGAGCGGGTCCCCACCAGGACGGTGGGCTGGACCCAACCTGGCCTGGCCCCAAGCTGGCCTTCCTGCCCTTCACCCTGGCACCCAGTTGAGGGCACATGGCCTGACCTTATTCTTGTCAAATATATAGCCCAGTGTCCCCAGAGTGGCTTGACCCTTCTAGAAGTTTATAACCTCTTAGCGTCAGCCTGTCTTGCCCACTCCTGGGCCTCTCAAGGGCTGCTTCACCCCTGCTCGCCTAGGAAGGTGAGCTCTCTTTCTCAAACAAAAGAAGGCAAGGCGGTCACCATAGACCCTTCTGGGCTCTTTGGCCTCTGTGGTCAGGAACGGCCATCTCGGCTGACCCTTTGCGTTTCTCTGGTCCCTCTTTGACCTCTCTTTCTGGGGGTCCAGAGGAGGGGGTGCTGGGCAGAATGCACGTCGTGCGGAGAAGAAAGGAGATCCCTCGCGAATCCCTCCGGCCgtgactccccctccccccatacATCTCGGACAGAGCACAGAGTTAAATCAACAACAGAAACAAGAGCTTCTTCAAAGAAGAAGAGAGTGGAACTGAACGCAGATCGGCATGCTGGCGAGGGAAGCGATTTTCTGAGCTCAGAAGGTCCCACTCAGGCAAAGATGGCCAGAGGAGTCCATGCAAATGAAAAACTTATGGAAAAAGGCACAACGTGAAAGGGGGGGAAAACCagactagaaaaatattttcagcaaatACAGAGAAGACTTATATCCTTATGCAAACCGATGATTAAGAAAACATAGAGACGCCCCCGCCGTTAGATAAATGGGCAGAGGGTGAACGCTAGCAGCTCCCCGAGAAGAAAGACCACCAGTCAACACACGTGGGAGAGGCTCCCGAGCCATCAAAGGAATGTGAACAAAAACAAGCCAGAGAGGCCGTTTCTCATCCGCCCGTCAGAGGCCCCGTGTGCAGGCACGTCGCGGGCCCTGGGCATGTGGTGTGGAGACCGCGTTGGCGGCCCTCGTGGAAGCCTTTTGGCAGAGGACATCAAAAGCCTTAAGAACGTTCCTACtctttgacccagtaattccattcTGGGAATGCGGCCTAGGGAAATAACCCGAaagacagaaaatgctttccaccCAGCGTTATTTATGATAGTAAAATATTGGGGAAAGCCTTAATATCCTGCAATAGAGGAATGGTTAGGAAAATTATGGTTTGTCCAATTGATGGAATATTATGTGgccattcaaaatatttaagaagacTATGTAAAAACATGGAAAAATACTTAGGACACAGCTCTGCATTTTAGAAAAGCAGAATTCAAGGCTGTATAGACAAGACGATGTTTGAAAAACAGCTCAGAGTTTCAAACCTTTTTTCCAAGTCCTATGCATGGAAAAAGAGTAGGAAGAAATaagcctttttatttctttctcctcttttccgcAGTCTGGCTGGCGGGGTGGGAGAGttatagatgatttttttttttcattggacTTTTacgtattttccaaattttctttaatgaggtgttttattttcataatgaaaacacaaacatttttttaaaactagaaaatatcTTGTGACCCGGCAGCTTTCTTTAAAATTGCTGAAAAATAAAGTGTAACGGATGGAAATGTGCTGGCTACACACTCGCATATTTCCAGCCCTGTGTGCAGAATCCGCGGGGCTCCCCTAAGAGGGAGCGAGCACTTGGCCTGTGCTCATAGGCTCTGACATGCCTTCCCCCGCAGAGCAAGGAGGCACGTGTCCCCCGAGGACGGGGGGTGAATCACGTACGAGGGCCGTGGGCTCGCACGTACTtatcagaaacagaaaatcagtaaCGCCAGATTAAAACAAGAAACCTCTGAACCACTAGCATGCGGGCCAAATGAGTGAAAGTCTCTTTGAACCAGGACAAAGCTTCCCCCGGGGGCTCAAGGCCCCCACAAAGGGGAAGATTGGGGCTCCGGTCAAGGTTTTGCTCCCAGGAGGGTTTCAAGGCCGAAAGCCTCCCTCCCAGCACCCCACCATTCACATCGGGGGCCCCGGGAGATGCAGGGGGCAGGGTGGCCAGGAGGGTGGACACCAGAAAGGGCCACGGGAGCTCCATGGGgcctccctctctctgccccgACTCCCCCAAattcctgcccccttccctcctctgccccGCGCCTCCTCCTGCAGGAAGCCATCTTTGTTCACTCTGCGTGGCCGGGGCACGGACTGGGCCTCCGGAGTCCGTCCCTACCCGTCCCCGGGGTGAAGCCCAGGGCAGCTGTGAGCCCCCCCGGAGGATTGCACCACTGCCCCGGAGACCCCGTTCCCTGGGCGAGCCTCACCCGGAATCCAGGACCCCGAATTCAGGAGCGGGGGAGTGGCTGGGGCCCCTCGAGGGTTTGGGTCCGCAAGGCCCAACAAGCTTCGAGCCCCATCTGAGCCCGGCCCCCAGGCCTCGCAGGCTCCCCTCGCCCGCCCGGCGTCCAGCCCGGCCCAGCCCCGCACTCACCTGGGTCTCGGCTTCTCCTCTGGTCAGCAGGGCAGCGGcggggggagagaggagaggggaggctggGTGAGAGGGCAGCCCGCCGGTCCCCGCGCCCCTGACCCGGCCGCCCCCCCCCCAGGGGACCCGCCCTCCCACCCACCAGGGGCCGGGGACTTGCCCCCACCACGACCCGCAGGTCTGAGGAGGAGACTGGGCGCAGGGCTCAGGGCAGGGGGAGCGAGAGAAGGGGAGCAGGGGCCCGGGGTGCCACACCCTCGGGGCAGAGACAAGGCTGAGGCTGGGGGCCCGGGTGGAGGACACGTCTTCCTGCCCGCCTCCTGATGTGCCTGCTGACCCCCTGGTGTCCGCGTGGGGCGGTGTGAGGCTCAGGACAGAGCTAAGCCCTGCGGCAGACGCAGCTCGAAGCAGCAAGGCCCGGTCCTCGGAGGCCCCGGCCTCAGGAGAGGAGGACGGACGGGTGGGCAGGCGGCCGAGCCAGAGGCACCGAGAGCCCTCAAGACGGacccgggcgggcgggcgggcctcTCTG includes the following:
- the TNNT3 gene encoding troponin T, fast skeletal muscle isoform X3, with translation MSDEEVEHVEEEYEEEEEAQEEAPPPPAEVPEVHEEVHEVHEPEEKPRPRLTAPKIPEGEKVDFDDIQKKRQNKDLMELQALIDSHFEARKKEEEELVALKERIEKRRAERAEQQRIRAEKERERQNRLAEEKARREEEDAKRRAEDDLKKKKALSSMGANYSSYLAKADQKRGKKQTAREMKKKVLAERRKPLNIDHLSEDKLRDKAKELWDTLYKLETDKFEYGEKLKRQKYDITNLRSRIDQAQKHSKKAGTTAKGKVGGRWK
- the TNNT3 gene encoding troponin T, fast skeletal muscle isoform X5, whose translation is MSDEEVEHVEEEYEEEEEAQEEAPPPPAEVPEVHEEEEKPRPRLTAPKIPEGEKVDFDDIQKKRQNKDLMELQALIDSHFEARKKEEEELVALKERIEKRRAERAEQQRIRAEKERERQNRLAEEKARREEEDAKRRAEDDLKKKKALSSMGANYSSYLAKADQKRGKKQTAREMKKKVLAERRKPLNIDHLSEDKLRDKAKELWDTLYKLETDKFEYGEKLKRQKYDITNLRSRIDQAQKHSKKAGTTAKGKVGGRWK
- the TNNT3 gene encoding troponin T, fast skeletal muscle isoform X1, producing MSDEEVEHVEEEYEEEEEAQEEAPPPPAEVPEVHEEVHEVHEPEEVQEEEKPRPRLTAPKIPEGEKVDFDDIQKKRQNKDLMELQALIDSHFEARKKEEEELVALKERIEKRRAERAEQQRIRAEKERERQNRLAEEKARREEEDAKRRAEDDLKKKKALSSMGANYSSYLAKADQKRGKKQTAREMKKKVLAERRKPLNIDHLSEDKLRDKAKELWDTLYKLETDKFEYGEKLKRQKYDITNLRSRIDQAQKHSKKAGTTAKGKVGGRWK
- the TNNT3 gene encoding troponin T, fast skeletal muscle isoform X4; the protein is MSDEEVEHVEEEYEEEEEAQEEAPPPPAEVPEVHEEVHEVHEPEEKPRPRLTAPKIPEGEKVDFDDIQKKRQNKDLMELQALIDSHFEARKKEEEELVALKERIEKRRAERAEQQRIRAEKERERQNRLAEEKARREEEDAKRRAEDDLKKKKALSSMGANYSSYLAKADQKRGKKQTAREMKKKVLAERRKPLNIDHLSEDKLRDKAKELWDTLYKLETDKFEYGEKLKRQKYDIMNVRARVEMLAKFSKKAGTTAKGKVGGRWK
- the TNNT3 gene encoding troponin T, fast skeletal muscle isoform X2, with translation MSDEEVEHVEEEYEEEEEAQEEAPPPPAEVPEVHEEVHEVHEPEEVQEEEKPRPRLTAPKIPEGEKVDFDDIQKKRQNKDLMELQALIDSHFEARKKEEEELVALKERIEKRRAERAEQQRIRAEKERERQNRLAEEKARREEEDAKRRAEDDLKKKKALSSMGANYSSYLAKADQKRGKKQTAREMKKKVLAERRKPLNIDHLSEDKLRDKAKELWDTLYKLETDKFEYGEKLKRQKYDIMNVRARVEMLAKFSKKAGTTAKGKVGGRWK